The genomic DNA AGATTTAAATATTCGCTTTGTTCTTTTAATTTTAACTAAAGGATGTGTCCATGTTGAAAGATGATCAAATGTTATTAGATAGCTTGCTTCAGGAAGAGGAAGATCTGCAATTTTCCCAATTTACTCATAATACAGCCGTGCTCATCGGGATGAAAATCGTAGAGAAGGCGCTCAAGGACAACAGCCCGATGGTGATCAGCATTCAAAAAAACGGGCAGCAGCTGTTTTACAGTAAACTGGACGGAGCCACGATGGACAATGATTTGTGGATCAAACGCAAAAACAAAGTGGTCGAGCATTTCAACCACAGTTCGTACTACATGAACGTATTATTTAAGACGACCCAAACTACGATTGAATCCTATTTCCTTGATCGCAAAGATTTTGGGGTCGAGCCAGGGGCATTTCCGATTATTGTGAAAGACGTCGGGATTATAGGGACGATTACGGTGTCCGGGGTGCCCGGGGAGGGCGAAGATCATAAAATCATTACTGCGGTATTAAAAGAGATGCTTCAATAACATAAAAATGGCGCTCACCTAGCATAGGTTAGTGCCATTTTTATTTCCGAAGTTGGTGCGGGTTACTTGTTAAGGGCGAGATAAGGAGCCAGGCCCTTCGCGATCACCTGATGGCCCCGGTCATTGGGATGGATGGGCAGGAAGCCGCCCAAGGCATCCTCAATCTTCCCTTTGCGATAGCCGTAAATCAGCTGGCTTTGCTTGCCTTCGAACCAAAGATGGGTGGGGATGACTTTCGCATTGTAGCTCTGCGCAACCTCTTTCGTCGTTTGATTCAAGCCGCTGATCGCTTTGGCGGCCAGAGGGCTGTTCGGAAAAGGATTATATTGCGTGCAGCAGAGGATTCGAGCAGGGCTGGTATTTTGGATCTGGGTTAGAATCGCGTGTAAATTTCGCTTATAGCGCGCTACGATTCGTTTTGCG from Paenibacillus woosongensis includes the following:
- a CDS encoding heme-degrading domain-containing protein, coding for MKDDQMLLDSLLQEEEDLQFSQFTHNTAVLIGMKIVEKALKDNSPMVISIQKNGQQLFYSKLDGATMDNDLWIKRKNKVVEHFNHSSYYMNVLFKTTQTTIESYFLDRKDFGVEPGAFPIIVKDVGIIGTITVSGVPGEGEDHKIITAVLKEMLQ
- a CDS encoding SGNH/GDSL hydrolase family protein, with amino-acid sequence MIYTALGDSITFGENASSFAKAYPRVAASLVNASSSHKVIGYVLARPGWNTLDLLDAAAWQGSSVISRSAVVSVWIGGVDLANAALSALASKQVLDAKRIVARYKRNLHAILTQIQNTSPARILCCTQYNPFPNSPLAAKAISGLNQTTKEVAQSYNAKVIPTHLWFEGKQSQLIYGYRKGKIEDALGGFLPIHPNDRGHQVIAKGLAPYLALNK